The genomic interval CACCAAGGGCGAGAACCCGATGACGGCGCTCGAAGTGGTGCTGTTCCCCGAATCCATGCGCGGCACGGCCGAAGGCCATTACGGCTGGGACGCGATCCCCGACCACACGGCGGGCGGCGGCGGGCCGGTGGTGAAGAGCTCCATGACCAACGGCACCGTGAAGGCCGGCGGCGCCGGGGCAAGCGGCGCGCCGAAGGTCAAGAGTTCGATGACCAACGCCACCGTGGCGAGCAGCAATGCCGGCTCCGGCAGCGGCGGCGAGCGCACGCTCACCGTGACCTACGACAAGGACGGCTCGAAGACGATCGTGGTGCCGCCCAAGGCTCCGATCGTCGCCTTCGACCCCGCCGACAAGTCGATCCTGACGCCGGGCGCGAAGATCTTCGTGGTCGCGGCCAAGGACGGCGGCAAGCTCGAAGGCAAGCTCGTCGCGGTCGGCAAGGACGGCCTCACCCCGCCGATGTAAGCTGCGTCACGACCGTCCCTGGCTTGGCGCCAGGGACGGCCACAGGGGCCGCGCCGCCGCCGTGGCGGCAAGTCCGAGGCCCAGAAGGGAGACGGCCGCAGCCAGGGCCGGCAACTCCGAATACCCCGCCCCCAACGTCAGCGCCGTGCCTCCGAGCCAGGCGCCGAGCGCGTTGCCGAGATTGAACGCTCCCTGGTTCAGGGTCGAGGCGAGGTTCGGGGCGTCGCTGGCCGCCTCCACCACCCAGACCTGAAGCGGTGAGACCAGGGCGAAGGCGAGCCCGCTCCACAGCACCAGCACCGCCAGTGCCGGCCAGGTGAAGGGCGCGACCAGCGAGAACACGACGAGCACGGCGATGAGGCCGGCAAAGCTGCCGAGCACCGTGCGCATCAGGCTGCGGTCGGCGAACCAGCCGCCGGCGAGATTGCCGATCGTGAGGCCGAGACCGGCCGCGAACAGCGCCCCCGTCACGCCGCCGGGCGTCAGATGCGTCACGGTGAGCAGGAACGGCGCGATATAGGTGAAGACGGTGAAGAAGCTCACCGAGGACAGGGTCGAGACCAGCATCGGCCGCAGCACCGGCCAGCGCCCGAGCGCACGGAACTCCCGTGCGAGGCCGCCCCGCGTGCCGGGCATTCCGCCGGGCAGGGCGAGCGCGATGGCCGCCCCCGCCACGACCCCGATGCCGACCACCGCCCAGAAGGTCGAGCGCCAGCCGAACGCCTGACCGAGCGCGGTTCCGAGGGGCACACCGAGAACGTTGGCGAGCGTCAGCCCGGCGAACATCAGGGAAACGGCCTGCGTGCGCTTCTCCCGCGGCACGAGGTTGCGCGCGACGATGGCGCCGATGCCGAAAAAGGCGCCGTGGGCGAAGGCGGTGGCGACCCGCGCGGCCATCAGCCATGCGTAGCTCGGCGCCAGGGCACAGGCGAGGTTGCCGAGAATGAACACCGCCATCAGGGCGAGCAAGGCCGCTTTGCGCGGCAGGCGCGCGGTCGCCATCGCCACGAGCGGCGCGCCGATCACAACACCGAGCGCGTAGCCGGACACGAGGTGGCCCGCCTGCGGAATCGTGACGTCGAAGTCGCGCGCCATCTCCGGCAGGAGGCCCATGATGACGAACTCGGTGGTGCCGATGCCGAAGGAGGCGACGGCGAGCGCGAGGATCGGCAGGGATGCCATGCAGAATGCTCCGGGCAGCGCGTGTGTTGCGCCGCAATACAAGCGCCGCAACATGGTCATCTCGGGCGGACGCGACAGGCGCATGATCGGGAGGCAGACCTGCACTCAGGTCAGAACGACCGCGCCAGAGGGCTCCAACCCCGGCCCGGACGATGGGCCCCTTCGATGCCCCCTTGATGCCCCCCTTGGAGCGACCACAGGCCACGGACGAGCGCAAAAAGAATCTCTCTGCCTTGCCGCGCGAAGCGAGAGAACCGTCCTCCGGTCCAGGAAAACAACGCAAAAACAATCCGTTGATTTGCCCCACCCCAAGTCTTTAAATTTCATGACAACAACGCCCCAACAACGCTCCGCAGCCCTTCGAAGATTTGAGGCTTGAGACACTCCTTCAGGAGGTTTCTGGCACCGCTCTTCCATGGCCGCGGCCCTGCCTCGGATCATTCGCGATGCCCGCACGGATCGTTGCCTTCTCCGGCAACACGCACCGCCCCTCCCGCACCCGCACCCTGGTCGAGGCGGTGGCCGCCGAATTGTCGCGCCAACGCCCGATCGACCTGAAGGTCTACGATCTCGTCGATGCCGGCACCGGCATCGCGGTCGCGAGCCGTTCGGCCCTGCCGCTGCCGGCGGCGCGGATCGTGGAGGCGATCGAGACGGCCGACGCGCTGATCATCGGCTCGCCGGTCTACAAGGGCAGCTATGCGGGGCTGTTCAAGCACCTGATCGACTTCGTCGCCCCCGAGGCGCTTGCGGCCAAGCCGGTGGTGCTCACCGCGACCGGCGGCGGGCCGCGCCATGCGCTGGTGGTCGAGCACAGCTTGCGCCCGCTCTTCGGCTTCTTCTCGGCGCAGACCGTGCCGACCGCCGTCTATGCCGGCGACACCGAAATCGCCGAGGGCCGGGTCGCCGACGAGATCGTGCGGGCCCGTGTGGCGCAGGCCGCCGCCGAACTCGCCCGGCTGCTCGACGTCGCGCAGGTCGTCTCGGCACCGCTGGCGACGGCCGCGACGCGCTGAGATGACGATGCTCGACCGTCGCCGCCTCCTTGCGGCCGGCCTCGCCTTGGCCGGCACCGCGCTTCCGCTCCGCCTTGCCCGCGCAAGCGAGCCGAGCGTGCTGCGCATCGGCTACCAGAAGAACGGCATCCTCGCCGTCGCCCGCGAGCAGGCCGCGATCGAGGCCGCGCTGAAGCCGCAGCGCGTGAGCGTGCGCTGGGTCGAGTTCTCGTTCGGGCCGCCGCTGCTGGAGGCCCTGAATCTCGGCGCGATCGATTTCGGCCAGACCGGCGACGCGCCGCCGATCTTCGCCCAGGCCGCGGGTGGGAACCTCGTCTACGCGGCGGCCCAGCCCAACGGCGGCTCGGGCTCGGCGATCCTGCTGCCGAAGGGCTCCCCGATCGCCACGCTCGCCGACCTCAAGGGCAAGCGCGTCGCCTTCGCCAAGGGGTCGAGCGCGCATAACCTCACCGTCGCCGCGCTGGAGAAGGCGGGACTGTCCTATCGCGACATCACCCCCGTCCTGCTGGCGCCGGCCGATGGCGCGGCCGCCTTTGCCGGCGGCACGATCGACGCCTGGACGGTGTGGGATCCCTACTTCGCCATCGCCGAGGAAGGGCAGGGCGCGCGCATCCTCGTCCAGGCCCCGGACATCACGCCCACCAACAATTTCTTCCTCGCCAACAAGGTTTTCGCCGAGGAGCGGCCCGAGGTGCTGAAGGCGGCCATCGCCGCGCTAGGCACCGTCGCGGTGTGGTGCGAGGGCAATCGTCCCAGCGTCGCGGCGAGCCTGTCGAAGATCACCGGCGTACCGCTGGCTGCCACGCGCCGCGCGGTGGATCGCATCCGCTTCGTCATCGCGCCGATGGATGCGGCGGTGACCGCCGAGCAGCAGCGCATCGCCGACCGCTTCCACGCCATTGG from Methylobacterium sp. AMS5 carries:
- a CDS encoding aliphatic sulfonate ABC transporter substrate-binding protein; amino-acid sequence: MTMLDRRRLLAAGLALAGTALPLRLARASEPSVLRIGYQKNGILAVAREQAAIEAALKPQRVSVRWVEFSFGPPLLEALNLGAIDFGQTGDAPPIFAQAAGGNLVYAAAQPNGGSGSAILLPKGSPIATLADLKGKRVAFAKGSSAHNLTVAALEKAGLSYRDITPVLLAPADGAAAFAGGTIDAWTVWDPYFAIAEEGQGARILVQAPDITPTNNFFLANKVFAEERPEVLKAAIAALGTVAVWCEGNRPSVAASLSKITGVPLAATRRAVDRIRFVIAPMDAAVTAEQQRIADRFHAIGVIPRSVRVSDIVWTLPAPPNKTQNNG
- the msuE gene encoding FMN reductase — protein: MPARIVAFSGNTHRPSRTRTLVEAVAAELSRQRPIDLKVYDLVDAGTGIAVASRSALPLPAARIVEAIETADALIIGSPVYKGSYAGLFKHLIDFVAPEALAAKPVVLTATGGGPRHALVVEHSLRPLFGFFSAQTVPTAVYAGDTEIAEGRVADEIVRARVAQAAAELARLLDVAQVVSAPLATAATR
- a CDS encoding MFS transporter, whose amino-acid sequence is MASLPILALAVASFGIGTTEFVIMGLLPEMARDFDVTIPQAGHLVSGYALGVVIGAPLVAMATARLPRKAALLALMAVFILGNLACALAPSYAWLMAARVATAFAHGAFFGIGAIVARNLVPREKRTQAVSLMFAGLTLANVLGVPLGTALGQAFGWRSTFWAVVGIGVVAGAAIALALPGGMPGTRGGLAREFRALGRWPVLRPMLVSTLSSVSFFTVFTYIAPFLLTVTHLTPGGVTGALFAAGLGLTIGNLAGGWFADRSLMRTVLGSFAGLIAVLVVFSLVAPFTWPALAVLVLWSGLAFALVSPLQVWVVEAASDAPNLASTLNQGAFNLGNALGAWLGGTALTLGAGYSELPALAAAVSLLGLGLAATAAARPLWPSLAPSQGRS